A region of the Papaver somniferum cultivar HN1 unplaced genomic scaffold, ASM357369v1 unplaced-scaffold_47, whole genome shotgun sequence genome:
CTCAGTAAAGTTGGATTAAATTTGTGAATAACCATTCAAAAGCGTTGCCCAGTGATTGTGAAAGAAATTTGAATATAATTGGATTAAATTAAATGGAATTAGGTAGATAATATACCATATTGAGTATGGGTATGAGCATGATCATGTGATTTTAAGTATGATTTAATGAAATTGAGCAACATTGAGTAGAACTGGAATAACTTTGTGGATACTCAAGCATTATCCAGTGATTTCCGAAGAAAGTTGAGTATAATTGGATTAAATAAGATGGATTCAGGTGGGGATGATCAGTTAAACTGAGTATTATCTAGTGCATTCAAAtccaacaaaaaaaatacaaaatatgaaTGCATACCGAAAAAATTATTGTGAAACTGAAACATGAATTGGTGCGCCGAGAAAAACTATCAATTTAAacaaaaatattcggaaaattatAAACTCCTATGAATCAATATCTCATGTCGAAGAAAATTAACAAAAGTACACCCATTAAAAAAATAGCCAATAAGAAGATTTAATCGAAGTTTGTGATCCGTAATTGGGTTAATTTACACTAAGATATCTAGCGTCCAATACGATCACACAGGATCGAACGAAATCCAAAACCatataaataatttttggcattttttttgaagcataaaataACGTTATTAATAAACTATAAAGAAATTGTACACGAATATGTTGTGCTTAAGGAGTCAGCTAATACAATTTGATCCATAAAAATTGGGACAATATGGTTTCATGTTGTAGTCGAGAATGAACCTGGATGGCTTCCGTCTACtgcttggtttgataatctaTACGACATCTGGTTTCCCTCTCGGTGGTTCTGATTTAGCGTTTTATGTGAAAATAATCTTATCCAATATTTATTTTTGATATCATACCTGAGATATATCAAGACACCCTTTGATATATTGTCTTCTGTTACCGTCCTTGTCTTTGTCCCTATGATCCTGGTCCAGGTTAAACTATAAAATTAAAGAGAACcaacttaaaaataaaatgaattcccATATATGTTAGCTAAAATGTTAAAATGTATTTGCATTATGCTTTAATACCACTGGACAATTATGTCAACTGACTCAAGTCTGATGAAACAACATTGCTGATGGGGGTGCTATATTGCTTGGGATGTACCCAAAACCAAATAAGACAAAACACCAATTCCCTTTGATTTGATACACCCCGAGCAATATGCTACCCCCAATTAGAGCCatggaaaaataccaaaacattTTAAAGATGCGTTTTTGAAATCCAGCATTTTCCATGATTGTTAAAGGTTGTTACCACTTCTGCTAAGGGAGGATATCAATCCAAGATCCAACGATTGAGATTACTTTGTCCTATATGGATTGGTACCCGCCTCTAACAGTAGCCGTATCAGCCTTTAGCAATCGTGGCATTTTCGTCATTTTCCGAATTCATTTTTATTAGGTTTACATAAATTACACGCATTTGCTCCTTGCTTTGTTTTCTCCTCCTCCAGCAAccctaagaagaaaaaaaaacagtatgCAGCGGCGCAAGATCTGTCTCTAACTTTCCCCAGAAATCCTCTCCTTTCCCTTCAAATCAAATCTAAAAACACTGTTAACTACTGAGACCGAGAAGAAAGTTCATCTACAAAGCTATTTACGAATCAAAACCGAAAACTCGATGGGCTGATCGAAGTAGAAGAAGATGGTGTTCTTCAGCTACTGCAACTCAAACAAGAAAATGGTATTCAAGGTTAGTTAGTCCATCTCGCTCTACTGTTTTTCACGTTACATACAAGTCTCAATAGATTTATGTTTTATAGTTGTTTTCTCTGTGTAGATTCATAAGAAGAAGAAGCCCTAACATGGGTTCCTTTTGGGTTCTGTATACGGGGTTCGTATTTCTTAAAACCCCCTTTTTTACAAGACCTAGTCTAAATTTAGCATCAATTCTTTCAGAGCCTTATTCTTCTCCGTGTTTGAGAAAGAGAATTTTTTCATTGAATTcccactttatttttatttttggaattttacCGAAAAAAATGGAATCATATTTTTCGTACATTTTCTGTTCAATTCTTGTGCTTTAGagaaattttgttttttggttttgctGATTTGGGATTTGGTGGTGTTAAAGGATGCGGAGCTTGCCCAAGTAATGGAAGGATCAATTGATTATGATCCCATTACTCCTGAACTGTATCAAAGGGTATCTTCAATAATCCATGTGAAAGAGGAAGATGTCATTACCATCTCTTGTTCACCAATGAATTCTGGTTATCGTTGTCGTCTTTTGAGGTTACTGGCAGGGCAGTTCAAAATTTATTTCAAACCTTCAAgggtaaaattttatttttccttaatcTTTTGCTTTGTAATTAATTTGGCTTGATTTGTTACCATCTAGTATTTGAGAACAGAACTATAATTTCCTAGTAATGTTTGTCGATTCGAGATGTTTTAATAGCAGAATACCTGACTTTGACAGGTTGCCATTGTTGTGGCTAGTATGTGTTCACAATTTTGCTCTCCAGGTACCATGGTAAATATAATTTCTTTGTCTTGATGTTCACCTCATCTTTTATATAGATTGAAATCTTACTATTGGAATTGGTTGAAGTCTTCTTATTATGCAGGGTACTTCTCGGGTGACAAAAAATCCCAAGCACAACAGCAGGTTACTTCTAGGGTGCCAAAAAATCCCAAGCACAACAGCCTGAAGCTAAAGTCGTATTCGCTTGCATACCAGGAGCTGATCCAAGTTTACTTCGAAGCGACTGATGTTATTATCAACTCTATCATTGTTTCTCAGTGTAGTGCTAAGTGGACTACCACTCCTGTAATAATATAGATTGATAATTTTATTCAAGTTTTGCTCGTTTCTATGCTTGTAAGTTTGGCAACAGGTCTTGTAACTTTATGGTCGATATACTTGCAATTTTATGCCAAGTGTCCAAGTCCTGGATGAATGGCCATTGTTATCGCATTTCCTTATGTTAAAGAGGCTTTGGTCAGAGATGTAACTACCctttattattaaaataaataatgtTTTGAATATTTTCGCTTCTAAATGTACATTTTTTGGGGGGGAAGAAATAGCGGTTCCGTAGATTCATATATATCAGTAGCGTAATTTGGAGGTTTAAGCCATGGCTGTACCAAATGTCACCCGTAACTATACATTGTCAATAAGCCAAATTATACTCTGCCGTCGTTAAAATGAATCCATGTGGCCTTAAGGTATACATTATCCACGTTCAAAGCTTATTGTGTGTCCATAAGAAATTTATGGTCATGCTTTTACTGGTTCCCTGTGTCGTGAAGGTATGCCATAGCCACGTTAAAAAAAATTGTGTCCTTAGAAAATTTATCGCCATGGTGCTACAAGTTTAATGCAGCGGTAAGTCATGAATTGGCCACGATAAAACAAATTTTACGTGCCTAATTGATAACAAAGGCCAGTGTTAAAATAAAATCTATGTGGCTTTAAGGTAAACTCTAGCCACAGTCAAATcaaattgtgtgtctataaggatcctatggccatggtgatagtgaaaatgcttaactattaaaaaaataatgagtaccatatagacacggttttagaattatggccatggtaaatcatattttatatccactcaaagtttatgtagccataaAGATACCACTTTGTCACGCCACCTGATgtcacatttttggagtgaaaaaaatccatgaccaaaagcctatggacacggtgattaagtgtggccaatgtgaagatttgtactagtggGAGGGGTTGTAATTATATACCACGCCGACTAACACACAGTCGGTATGGTCCTATTCAAGAAAGATGCCGACTATTAACTAAGGAAAATCAAGTTTCTGTGACCTAAAGTCGGTGTGGTACAAGTCTAATATAATGCCGACTAGATGTAAGTCGGCAAGTTTGGTTATTATACCTTGCCGACCCGGGTTATTGTCTAACAGTCGCCATGACTGTTATGAAAACTCGGCAGGATATTCATCTTGAGACCATGCCGGCTCTTACGAAATATCAAAAGTCGACGTGGTTTTaaattatcgaccttgccgactaaaacaCACAAGTCATAATTTTTGATAATCTAACATAATATAACAATCATACAACACATCAGAAtaatgggtttgagtttagaaatcacttaCAATCTTCTTTTCGCCGGTGGATGGTTCTTCTCAACATTCTCAGGGATTGCATTCTCGGGTTTACTTATTCCAACTTTTTCCTCTAATTTGGGTCTGATGTTACATGTTAAATCTCTGTTGCTACTGGATCGTTTAGAATCAACCATTTTttgtagaaaataaaaattgaaaattttggttgATGTAATAAGATGAAGGAAGGAGAAGAGGAGAGGGATTAGAGAAGATAGATTAGGAGAAAGATTAAACgtttttagtttttaagtttaggatttagttttaggtTACTTAGAGCAACCACAATCACGACCAAATTTGGAGACTATAACCAAATTTGGTCCGAAAGTGAAGCACAATGGGATGGACTAAAGCTAAATTTGGTATGGTTTTCTAGGGTTTGAGACTAAATGTAGTCGCCGATCGAGACTATAACTGAATTTAATGGGGCGTAGGTATAATGAGCGTTGTAGGTTAGGCGTGAATATAATGAGCGTATAAGATTGGGCGTAAGTATTGTGTGCGCTTGAGAGTGGAGCGCTAATCCAAAGAACGTCTCAGTGGGGCGTTTATATAAACTACACCAAACCAAACGTTCACAAAATGTATGCATGATATCAGACGTTAAAATTATTGCCGCCTCATGTTTTTTTTCCATCAAACTCACTTAATACTCTCGTCTCTCCCTTGGAATTAACACTAGGTTGGTGATTTTGTGAACGCCCCACGTCTGGCGATAAAAATACTTACGCCCCACATGAAGCGTGGATAATACTTACGCCCCACTCATGCGTTCACAGTAACGACGCCTGACCTCCATACGTTCATTATAACTCCGCTCACTGTCAAACGTTCACTATAACAACGCCAGACTAAATTATAGTCTTTCACCGCTGCGCTTCGTCTCTAAAAAAGCCAAAATATTTTAGTATTTAATCTCCTTTTTAGTATTTAGTCCCGTTCATGGTTGTGGTTGCTCTTAGTGCGGGGATTAAAGTAATTTTGTCACGTTTTGGCCTCCCTTTACTAAGGGCACTATGTCCATTTAAATCCGGATACCAGCAAACTAAAGAAGTAAAGGCACACTTTTCAGAAATGGAAATAGTCTATGACATCATAAAATGAAAGAAATGTAAGCAAACTTTTTCAGAAACGGGAAGCAGGCTAGGACATCAAGTAAAGA
Encoded here:
- the LOC113342742 gene encoding uncharacterized protein LOC113342742 isoform X1 — its product is MEGSIDYDPITPELYQRVSSIIHVKEEDVITISCSPMNSGYRCRLLRLLAGQFKIYFKPSRVAIVVASMCSQFCSPGTMSSYYAGYFSGDKKSQAQQQVTSRVPKNPKHNSLKLKSYSLAYQELIQVYFEATDVIINSIIVSQCSAKWTTTPVII
- the LOC113342742 gene encoding uncharacterized protein LOC113342742 isoform X2, producing MEGSIDYDPITPELYQRVSSIIHVKEEDVITISCSPMNSGYRCRLLRLLAGQFKIYFKPSRVAIVVASMCSQFCSPGYFSGDKKSQAQQQVTSRVPKNPKHNSLKLKSYSLAYQELIQVYFEATDVIINSIIVSQCSAKWTTTPVII